One genomic segment of Pandoraea sputorum includes these proteins:
- a CDS encoding Fe2+-dependent dioxygenase: protein MMIEIPGVFSRDEARALCEQLQAQTWVDGKATAGMQSAQAKENRQLPEDDPWGRRLGDEILRRLSQDAVFMSAALPRRIYPPLFNRYEGGEAFGYHVDNAVRGIKGVRERVRTDLSATLFLAEPDSYDGGELVVRDSFGERAVKLPAGHMVLYPGTSVHKVNPVTRGVRLASFFWIESLVRDDAQRSVLFDMDVAIQRMTQQGADRVYGESLVQLTGSYHNLLRMWADV from the coding sequence ATGATGATCGAGATTCCCGGCGTCTTCAGTCGCGACGAAGCGCGCGCTCTGTGCGAGCAATTGCAGGCGCAAACGTGGGTCGACGGTAAAGCGACGGCGGGCATGCAGTCGGCACAGGCGAAGGAAAACCGGCAGCTTCCGGAAGACGACCCGTGGGGGCGTCGTCTGGGCGACGAGATTCTGCGGCGTCTGTCGCAGGACGCCGTGTTCATGTCGGCCGCGCTGCCGCGCCGGATCTATCCGCCGCTGTTCAACCGGTACGAAGGCGGCGAGGCGTTCGGCTATCACGTCGACAATGCCGTGCGTGGCATCAAGGGCGTGCGCGAGCGGGTACGCACGGACTTGTCCGCCACGTTGTTCCTCGCGGAGCCGGATAGTTACGACGGTGGCGAACTGGTGGTGCGCGACAGCTTCGGCGAGCGGGCCGTCAAACTGCCTGCCGGTCACATGGTGCTTTACCCCGGTACGAGCGTGCACAAGGTCAACCCGGTCACGCGGGGCGTGCGGCTGGCCTCGTTCTTCTGGATCGAGAGTCTGGTGCGTGACGACGCCCAGCGGAGTGTCTTGTTCGACATGGACGTAGCGATTCAGCGCATGACGCAACAGGGGGCCGATCGGGTCTACGGCGAATCGCTGGTGCAGCTGACCGGCAGTTATCACAACCTGTTGCGCATGTGGGCGGATGTTTAG
- a CDS encoding helix-turn-helix transcriptional regulator: MDALFQPVQPFQPFRNAPLYWRSTLVPGGDMLTAEYNDHTFAPHWHDAYTFACIVAGAERYAYRGGEHVADAGSIAIIHPGEVHTGARETDFGWRYRVFYLPVGFVQGVQRQLESPLDMPGGPSSVDEAMPWFGEHVIYDVQAMDRLLEAHRLLQMGADPLLAESVLIEAVSMMLVRHAQARVPTLEMHRDAVRVETMKARLSADLTESLSLTALAEAVDLSPFHAARLFSRETGLAPHAWRNQLRLVRALPALRDGVSATDVALAQGFNDLSHFTRYFRRAFGVSPGKWSVGPGA; the protein is encoded by the coding sequence ATGGATGCCTTGTTTCAGCCCGTTCAACCGTTTCAGCCGTTCCGCAATGCCCCTTTGTACTGGCGCTCGACGCTCGTGCCCGGGGGCGACATGCTTACGGCCGAATACAACGACCATACGTTCGCGCCGCACTGGCACGACGCGTACACGTTCGCGTGCATCGTGGCCGGAGCGGAGCGCTACGCCTATCGCGGCGGCGAGCACGTGGCGGACGCCGGGTCGATCGCCATCATTCATCCCGGCGAAGTCCACACGGGCGCGCGGGAAACCGACTTTGGCTGGCGTTACCGAGTGTTTTACCTGCCGGTCGGCTTCGTGCAGGGCGTGCAACGTCAGTTGGAAAGTCCGCTGGACATGCCGGGCGGGCCGTCGTCGGTGGACGAGGCGATGCCCTGGTTCGGCGAACACGTCATTTACGACGTGCAGGCCATGGACCGGCTGCTCGAAGCGCACCGGCTGCTTCAGATGGGGGCAGATCCACTGTTGGCGGAAAGCGTGCTGATCGAAGCCGTGTCGATGATGCTGGTCCGCCATGCGCAGGCGCGCGTGCCGACGTTGGAGATGCACCGCGACGCCGTGCGCGTCGAGACGATGAAGGCGCGTCTGTCGGCCGATCTCACCGAATCGCTCTCGCTGACGGCACTCGCTGAAGCCGTCGATCTTTCTCCATTCCATGCAGCGCGCCTGTTCTCCCGCGAGACCGGATTGGCCCCCCATGCGTGGCGCAATCAGTTGCGCCTCGTGCGCGCGCTGCCTGCCTTGCGCGACGGGGTGTCGGCGACGGACGTCGCACTCGCACAGGGCTTCAACGATCTGTCGCACTTCACCCGGTACTTCCGTCGCGCGTTCGGCGTGTCGCCCGGGAAGTGGAGCGTCGGACCGGGGGCGTAA
- a CDS encoding LysR substrate-binding domain-containing protein, translating into MSRQLPPLHALRVFETAARAESLSAAAQELSITHGAVSRQIALLEEWLGQTLFVRQGQRNVATDHARAFAAEISAAFDLIGDAALRFGKAPQTRVVRVNAQTTLAMHWLIARLPAFHATHPDVQVVVTTSSGADPAFRGGFDVAIRRDPPPRPEWQPYERTLLFTERASVVAAPSLLEALPLRRLKDLAKHTFVATQTRVGAWEDWLSVAGVPALRPVRFHRFDHYHVSLQAVVDGLGLGIGCTPTLDRELAAGRLVMPFPNIQADGATYVTLVPRDADKSRPLRDFLAWVHEAADEAAHEAAHTPTAALTPPVRRSTSRATRRTRDGSTG; encoded by the coding sequence ATGTCGCGCCAACTACCGCCGTTGCATGCCCTGCGTGTTTTTGAAACCGCCGCACGCGCCGAGAGCCTCAGCGCCGCCGCACAGGAATTGTCGATCACGCATGGTGCCGTGAGCCGACAGATCGCCTTGCTCGAAGAGTGGCTGGGGCAAACGTTGTTCGTCCGTCAGGGGCAGCGTAATGTCGCGACGGACCACGCACGGGCGTTCGCGGCCGAGATCAGTGCTGCGTTCGACCTCATTGGCGACGCGGCGCTGCGCTTCGGCAAAGCACCGCAAACGCGCGTGGTGCGCGTCAACGCTCAGACCACGCTTGCCATGCACTGGCTCATCGCACGGCTACCCGCGTTTCATGCAACTCACCCGGATGTGCAGGTGGTCGTCACCACGTCGAGCGGGGCCGATCCGGCGTTTCGCGGTGGGTTCGACGTCGCCATCCGACGCGATCCGCCCCCACGTCCCGAATGGCAGCCTTATGAGAGGACGCTGTTGTTCACCGAACGCGCCAGCGTCGTGGCCGCCCCCTCGCTGCTCGAAGCGCTGCCATTGCGTCGGTTGAAGGATCTGGCGAAGCACACGTTCGTCGCCACGCAAACGCGCGTGGGTGCCTGGGAAGACTGGTTGAGTGTGGCCGGTGTGCCCGCGCTTCGGCCAGTGCGATTCCATCGCTTCGACCACTATCACGTGAGCTTGCAGGCGGTGGTGGATGGACTGGGGCTGGGGATTGGCTGCACGCCGACGCTCGATCGAGAACTGGCGGCCGGTCGCCTCGTCATGCCGTTTCCGAACATTCAGGCGGACGGTGCGACCTACGTCACGCTCGTGCCGCGCGACGCCGACAAATCGAGACCGTTGCGGGATTTCCTGGCGTGGGTGCATGAAGCCGCAGATGAAGCCGCGCATGAAGCTGCACACACGCCTACCGCAGCGCTTACGCCCCCGGTCCGACGCTCCACTTCCCGGGCGACACGCCGAACGCGCGACGGAAGTACCGGGTGA
- a CDS encoding sulfite exporter TauE/SafE family protein, which translates to MLAGFLAGHAWGMVMIAIVGTAAGAVSGVVGTGSSMMLLPVLVYTYGPKQAVPIMAVAAIVGNLSKVVAWWREIDWRAVLAYSVPGAPAAALGAKTLWSLPSTAVDIALGLFFIAMVPTRHFLRRRQWRLTLWQLVAVGAVIGFLTGIVLSTGPLSVPAFAAYGLSGGAFLGAESASSVFIYVAKVLMFSGLGALPPEAWANGLIVGMTLMLGTMLGKRFVLGITPTVFQRLLDTMLVVSGGVMLSAAWR; encoded by the coding sequence ATGTTGGCAGGATTCTTGGCGGGACACGCTTGGGGCATGGTCATGATCGCCATCGTCGGGACGGCGGCGGGGGCGGTCAGCGGGGTGGTCGGCACGGGATCGTCGATGATGTTGCTGCCCGTGCTGGTGTACACGTACGGCCCGAAACAGGCGGTGCCGATCATGGCTGTCGCGGCAATCGTCGGCAATCTTTCGAAGGTAGTGGCCTGGTGGCGCGAGATCGACTGGCGCGCCGTGCTGGCCTACTCGGTGCCGGGCGCACCGGCGGCCGCCCTCGGTGCGAAGACACTCTGGAGCCTCCCGTCGACCGCCGTCGATATCGCGCTGGGATTGTTCTTCATCGCCATGGTGCCGACCCGGCACTTCCTTCGACGCCGTCAGTGGCGTCTGACGCTCTGGCAACTGGTCGCGGTAGGCGCAGTGATCGGCTTCCTCACCGGCATCGTGCTTTCGACGGGGCCGCTCAGCGTTCCCGCATTCGCCGCGTACGGCCTGTCGGGCGGTGCGTTCCTAGGGGCGGAGTCGGCCAGCTCGGTTTTCATCTACGTGGCCAAGGTGTTGATGTTCTCAGGCCTGGGTGCGCTGCCGCCCGAAGCCTGGGCCAATGGCCTCATCGTCGGCATGACGCTGATGCTGGGCACGATGCTGGGCAAGCGCTTCGTCCTCGGCATTACGCCGACCGTCTTCCAGCGCTTGCTCGATACGATGCTGGTCGTCTCCGGTGGCGTAATGTTGAGCGCGGCGTGGCGATGA
- a CDS encoding LysR substrate-binding domain-containing protein, with protein MRRKIPSHSALLAFEAAARHGSFARAADELARTEGAVSRQIGRLEEFLGVTLFERIGNRVRLLPNGARYAAQVRETLDRLERDSLYLMGQPSEGASLDIAATPTFATRWLIPRLARFQDKHPNITVHLSECMAPFLLAGSGFDAAIHFEHPAWAGMHVHRLLEEVLIPVCSPSLLARAGEGASLDDLPRLHRRQNPDAWQHYAQGTGITLTNSAVGARYDFHSMLIEAALAGLGVALVPRLYVGAELEQGRLVAPWPQDSAVAKNFCLVLPEPLELRQGPIRTFSDWLLDEAGAIPA; from the coding sequence ATGCGACGCAAGATCCCGAGCCATTCCGCCCTCCTCGCCTTCGAGGCCGCCGCCCGGCATGGGAGCTTCGCGCGCGCGGCCGACGAGTTGGCCCGCACCGAAGGTGCCGTCAGCCGTCAGATCGGACGGTTGGAGGAATTTCTGGGGGTGACGTTGTTCGAGCGCATCGGCAACCGGGTACGGTTGCTGCCGAACGGCGCGCGATATGCCGCGCAGGTGCGCGAAACGCTGGACCGGCTTGAGCGGGACAGCCTGTATCTGATGGGGCAACCGAGCGAGGGGGCGAGTCTCGATATTGCAGCGACACCGACCTTTGCAACGCGCTGGCTCATCCCCCGATTGGCGCGTTTTCAGGACAAGCATCCGAATATCACCGTCCACCTTTCGGAATGCATGGCGCCGTTCCTGCTGGCCGGTAGCGGGTTCGACGCGGCGATCCATTTCGAGCATCCGGCATGGGCCGGGATGCACGTGCATCGTCTGCTAGAGGAAGTGCTGATCCCTGTGTGCAGTCCGTCGCTGTTGGCCCGCGCGGGGGAAGGCGCGTCGCTGGACGATCTGCCGCGCCTGCATCGTCGCCAGAATCCGGACGCCTGGCAACACTATGCGCAGGGCACAGGCATCACGCTGACGAACTCTGCCGTAGGTGCACGTTACGACTTTCACTCGATGCTGATCGAAGCCGCATTGGCCGGTCTGGGCGTGGCGCTGGTACCGCGCCTTTACGTTGGGGCCGAGCTTGAACAAGGCCGCCTGGTCGCACCGTGGCCGCAGGACAGCGCCGTGGCAAAGAACTTCTGTCTCGTGCTACCCGAACCGCTCGAATTGCGTCAGGGACCGATTCGCACGTTCTCGGACTGGCTGCTCGATGAGGCAGGCGCGATTCCGGCTTGA